The proteins below are encoded in one region of Hordeum vulgare subsp. vulgare chromosome 3H, MorexV3_pseudomolecules_assembly, whole genome shotgun sequence:
- the LOC123441351 gene encoding cysteine-rich receptor-like protein kinase 10, translated as MAGAPLLLLLLLMPASATAIGHVCGSGGNYTANSTYQSNLAVLNATLPGNASSSPQLFVTATANATANSTAGVVRALALCRHDTTNLTACRECVASSFAYAHKMCPNHTAATVYYDYDEVNALKPGCLLGFSGDRGFLTPASGTTGNGTFFQYFNTVNIAGNAGVVAAAVRQLLAQTARNAAVAARRFATGFMQSIGDGTTPTLYSLAQCTPDLSAGDCLACLQRLVGSINATNNLRLGGRIFRLRCNVRFETFMFFDDKNMQRIPSPSSMAQAPAPAPAPASKSKGSSEGKRNHEFQEGDEQVWEMETELADFSVFDFNQILEATDNFSEENKLGEGGFGPVYKGRFPDGVEIAVKRLDSDSGQGFIEFKNEVELIAKLQHRNLVRLMGCCSQGEEKILVYEFLPNKSLDFFIFDEDRKTLLDWDKRIAIIVGTAEGLLYLHKHSRLRVIHRDLKPSNILLDSEMNAKISDFGLAKIFSSNITEANTTRKVVGTYGYMAPEYASHGIFSIKSDVFSFGVLTLEIVSGKRNSHECGAFINLLGHAWQLFDEESWSELIDAALLPDIHSTEMMRCINIALLCVQENAADRPTMLDVIAMLSNKTMILQKPKHPAYFSLSTAGNKEAPTTTQSYSVNDVTISTVTPR; from the exons ATGGCGGGCGCgccgctgctcctcctcctcctcctcatgccGGCGTCGGCGACGGCGATCGGCCACGTCTGCGGCAGCGGCGGCAACTACACGGCCAACAGCACCTACCAGTCCAACCTGGCCGTGCTCAACGCCACCCTCCCCGGCaacgcctcctcctccccgcagCTCTTCGTCACCGCCACCGCGAACGCCACGGCTAACTCCACGGCCGGCGTGGTGCGCGCGCTCGCGCTCTGCCGGCACGACACCACCAACCTCACCGCGTGCAGGGAGTGCGTCGCCTCCTCGTTCGCCTACGCGCACAAGATGTGCCCGAACCACACGGCCGCCACtgtctactacgactacgacgagGTGAACGCGCTCAAGCCAGGGTGCCTCCTCGGCTTCTCCGGCGACCGCGGCTTCCTCACCCCGGCGTCCGGCACCACCGGCAACGGCACCTTCTTCCAGTATTTCAACACGGTGAACATCGCCGGCAACGCgggcgtcgtcgccgccgccgtccgccAGCTCCTCGCACAGACGGCCCGCAACGCGGCCGTCGCGGCCAGGAGGTTCGCCACGGGGTTCATGCAGTCCATTGGCGACGGCACCACGCCGACGCTCTACTCCCTGGCGCAGTGCACGCCGGACCTGTCCGCCGGCGACTGCCTGGCGTGCCTCCAGCGGCTCGTGGGCTCGATCAACGCCACCAACAACTTGCGCCTGGGAGGACGGATCTTCCGGCTCCGCTGCAACGTCAGGTTCGAGACGTTCATGTTCTTCGACGACAAGAACATGCAGCGGATTCCATCTCCATCATCCATGGCTCAGGCACCTGCGCCGGCTCCGGCGCCAGCAAGCAAGA GTAAAGGGTCCTCAGAAGGAAAACGTAATCACGAGTTTCAAGAAGGAGATGAACAAGTTTGGGAAATGGAAACAGAGTTAGCCGACTTTTCAGTATTTGACTTCAATCAGATATTAGAGGCGACAGATAACTTTTCCGAGGAAAACAAACTTGGCGAAGGTGGATTTGGCCCTGTTTATAAG GGCCGCTTTCCTGATGGAGTGGAGATAGCAGTTAAGAGACTTGATTCAGATTCAGGACAAGGTTTCATAGAGTTCAAAAATGAAGTTGAGCTCATAGCCAAACTGCAACACAGGAATCTGGTTAGGCTCATGGGATGTTGCTCTCAAGGAGAGGAGAAAATACTGGTCTACGAATTCTTGCCAAACAAAAGCTTGGACTTCTTTATCTTTG ATGAAGATAGAAAAACTCTACTGGACTGGGACAAACGTATTGCGATAATTGTAGGAACAGCAGAAGGACTTCTTTACCTACATAAGCACTCTAGGTTGCGTGTTATACATCGTGATCTTAAACCAAGCAACATTCTATTGGATAGTGAAATGAATGCTAAGATATCAGATTTTGGATTGGCAAAAATATTCAGCTCAAATATCACCGAAGCAAATACTACAAGAAAGGTGGTTGGCACATA TGGTTACATGGCACCTGAGTATGCTTcccatggcattttctctatcaAGTCGGATGTATTCAGCTTTGGTGTTTTAACTCTTGAGATTGTTAGTGGGAAGAGGAATTCCCATGAATGCGGAGCTTTCATCAACCTCCTTGGACAT GCTTGGCAATTATTTGACGAGGAAAGCTGGAGTGAACTCATTGATGCAGCACTGCTTCCTGACATTCATTCAACAGAAATGATGAGGTGCATTAACATTGCATTGTTGTGTGTACAAGAGAATGCAGCTGATCGACCGACCATGTTGGATGTAATTGCAATGCTAAGCAACAAGACCATGATCTTACAAAAACCTAAGCACCCAGCATATTTCAGTTTAAGCACTGCAGGGAACAAAGAAGCACCGACTACTACTCAGTCTTATAGTGTTAATGACGTGACCATATCTACGGTGACACCTAGATAG